A window of the Cytophagaceae bacterium genome harbors these coding sequences:
- a CDS encoding alkaline phosphatase family protein yields the protein MKKQTIILLLSFLLINSFGFSQVKSGPMLGYSEMREVLLWIQTTKNEKVKFGYWEKETPANKFFTEEVNTTKDNAFVAKLVANQVLPGKKYQYEVWISGKLMKFNYPLEFQTQTLWQYRTDPPAFKFAVGSCTYTNEERFDRPGQPYGKSPQIFENIYSQKPNFMVWGGDNIYLREADWNTKTGIYHRYSEFKKVKELQPLWANVHHYAIWDDHDYGNNDADRSFWMKNTTLQAFKDFWGNPNYIFENEAITGTFMWEDCQFYLMDDRWFKAPNDIFDKNKDYYGEKQLNWFIDALKSSNAPFKFVVTGGQVINEAKVFENMATYPGERKKLLDRIAEQKISGVIFISGDRHHTNLQKLDRDGNYPLYDLTVSPMTSSAGKPVEEEYKYKTIIEGTEVNNSQTFGIMEISGKRTDRELKINIFDANGEKKWDYLIKAKDLRAK from the coding sequence ATGAAAAAACAAACTATTATACTTTTACTATCTTTTTTACTAATCAATTCTTTTGGTTTTTCTCAGGTAAAATCAGGCCCTATGCTTGGTTATTCTGAGATGCGGGAAGTGCTGCTTTGGATTCAGACTACCAAAAATGAAAAAGTAAAATTTGGTTATTGGGAAAAAGAGACTCCTGCTAATAAGTTTTTTACTGAAGAGGTTAATACTACCAAAGACAATGCCTTTGTTGCTAAATTAGTTGCTAATCAGGTACTTCCGGGTAAAAAATATCAATATGAGGTATGGATTTCAGGAAAATTAATGAAATTTAACTACCCTCTTGAGTTTCAAACTCAAACTTTGTGGCAATATCGTACCGATCCTCCGGCATTCAAATTTGCTGTTGGAAGTTGTACTTATACCAATGAAGAACGATTTGACCGTCCAGGTCAACCTTATGGGAAAAGTCCGCAGATTTTTGAAAATATATATAGTCAAAAACCCAATTTTATGGTATGGGGTGGTGACAATATTTATCTAAGAGAAGCAGATTGGAATACCAAAACGGGCATTTATCATCGCTACAGTGAGTTTAAGAAAGTAAAGGAACTTCAGCCACTTTGGGCCAATGTACATCATTATGCTATTTGGGATGATCATGATTATGGTAACAATGATGCAGACCGCAGTTTCTGGATGAAAAACACCACATTGCAAGCCTTTAAAGATTTCTGGGGGAATCCAAATTATATATTTGAAAATGAGGCCATTACTGGTACTTTCATGTGGGAAGACTGCCAGTTTTACCTTATGGATGACAGGTGGTTTAAAGCTCCCAATGATATTTTTGATAAAAACAAAGATTATTATGGGGAAAAGCAGCTTAACTGGTTCATTGATGCTCTTAAGTCATCAAATGCTCCATTTAAGTTTGTTGTAACTGGCGGTCAAGTGATCAATGAGGCTAAAGTTTTTGAAAATATGGCAACCTATCCGGGAGAAAGGAAAAAACTTCTGGATAGAATTGCGGAACAAAAAATAAGCGGGGTGATATTTATCTCGGGGGATCGCCATCATACAAATTTGCAAAAGCTTGACAGAGATGGTAATTACCCGCTTTATGATCTCACGGTATCTCCGATGACTTCTTCTGCCGGAAAACCTGTCGAGGAAGAATATAAATATAAAACCATCATTGAAGGAACGGAAGTCAACAATTCACAGACTTTCGGTATCATGGAAATCAGCGGTAAAAGAACTGATAGAGAATTGAAAATAAATATTTTTGATGCAAATGGTGAAAAGAAATGGGATTATTTGATTAAAGCCAAAGATTTAAGAGCAAAATAA
- a CDS encoding amidinotransferase, which produces MDNKIFVDSEVGTLKRLIIHSPDSGLGKVVPSKAQDWLFEDIIHLETMRSKEYDYYVRLLLYFLDPEKIKGKAPLGNADRSFFKPSSENYFNSDKVVEFETLLFDVLKIETVRTQIVAAVSAIEECSYLEMQQFLSLNNRELSKVLITGMTESGEMFFPPIPNLIFTRDIGIVVNDHILLNKPAKAARSRESLLAKYVFFNHEFFKGYENKIIEVEEEEEHFLMPEDRRQRLDTLEGGDVMMVAPGHLLIGVSERTTVEAARQVIDKLFEKNVVRKVSLLKIPAKRDYMHIDTIFTQIKKNVWVLLASLGRTSEFAKNEQVWDELGQHITHEELVIKQFYKENDQIKNRSFDNLEELLKYISEIDLKCTEPVSFVYSGNNEFPFGAREQWTDSCNLLVLKEGVAIGYDRNDKTSEAFRAVGFKTIAAAELLNKFENGSADPQNIENTIILLPSAELSRARGGSHCMSLPIQRDSIFSENN; this is translated from the coding sequence ATGGACAATAAAATATTTGTAGATTCCGAAGTAGGTACTTTAAAAAGGCTGATTATTCATAGCCCTGACAGTGGATTGGGTAAAGTTGTACCTTCAAAGGCCCAGGACTGGCTTTTTGAGGATATTATTCACCTCGAAACCATGCGATCAAAGGAATACGATTATTATGTCAGACTCCTTTTGTATTTTTTGGATCCTGAAAAAATTAAAGGAAAAGCTCCTCTTGGCAATGCTGACAGAAGTTTTTTCAAGCCTAGTTCTGAAAATTATTTTAATTCCGATAAAGTTGTTGAGTTTGAGACACTTCTTTTTGATGTTTTAAAAATTGAAACAGTAAGAACCCAAATTGTGGCTGCTGTCAGTGCTATAGAAGAATGTTCTTATTTGGAAATGCAGCAATTTTTAAGTTTGAATAATCGGGAATTGTCCAAAGTTCTGATAACCGGAATGACAGAATCGGGTGAAATGTTCTTCCCTCCTATTCCAAATCTGATATTCACCAGGGACATTGGTATTGTGGTCAATGATCATATTTTGCTGAATAAACCAGCCAAAGCCGCCCGCTCAAGAGAGTCTCTCCTGGCAAAATATGTTTTTTTTAACCATGAATTTTTTAAAGGTTACGAAAACAAAATTATTGAGGTTGAGGAAGAAGAAGAACACTTTTTAATGCCTGAGGATCGCCGCCAAAGGCTTGATACACTGGAAGGAGGCGATGTGATGATGGTGGCACCGGGGCATTTGCTTATTGGGGTAAGTGAAAGAACAACTGTAGAAGCGGCACGTCAGGTGATTGATAAACTTTTTGAAAAAAATGTAGTTAGAAAGGTTTCATTGTTGAAAATCCCAGCCAAGCGTGATTACATGCACATTGATACTATTTTTACCCAAATCAAAAAGAATGTTTGGGTTTTGTTGGCATCTCTTGGCCGTACATCTGAATTTGCAAAAAATGAACAGGTGTGGGATGAATTGGGTCAGCATATTACCCATGAAGAATTGGTTATAAAGCAGTTTTATAAAGAAAATGATCAGATAAAAAACCGTAGTTTTGATAACCTGGAAGAGTTGTTAAAATATATTTCTGAAATTGACTTAAAATGTACCGAACCTGTTAGTTTTGTATATTCTGGCAACAATGAATTTCCTTTTGGAGCAAGGGAACAATGGACGGATTCCTGTAATTTGTTGGTTTTGAAGGAAGGAGTGGCGATAGGTTATGATAGAAATGACAAAACTTCAGAAGCATTCAGGGCAGTTGGATTTAAAACTATTGCGGCTGCAGAATTACTTAATAAATTTGAAAACGGCTCTGCAGATCCTCAAAATATAGAAAACACCATAATCCTCTTGCCATCAGCTGAGCTTTCAAGAGCGAGAGGTGGATCTCATTGCATGAGTTTACCGATACAAAGAGATTCGATTTTTTCAGAAAATAATTGA